A window of the Ipomoea triloba cultivar NCNSP0323 chromosome 14, ASM357664v1 genome harbors these coding sequences:
- the LOC116003635 gene encoding dehydrodolichyl diphosphate synthase 6-like produces the protein MVSESGKQRNQLLENVCCLLRKCIFSVLSVGPIPSHIAFIMDGNRRYAKKQTLEEGHGHRAGFSALMNMLKYCYELGVKYITVYAFSIENFKRRPEEVGSLMRLMQEKIEEMIKEQSIVNRYGIRVYFQGNLKLLSDPVRSAAERAMAATAGNSNATLSICVAYTSTDEIVHAVEQSCEEKWKEISEKNQNSAQNDITEHLNGNDKIENLIGSRDIDRHMYMAVVPNPDIIIRTSGETRLSNFLLWQSAKCLLYSPTALWPEIGFRHLVWAVLDFQRNYSYLKGKEKET, from the coding sequence ATGGTGAGCGAGAGTGGTAAACAAAGAAACCAACTGCTAGAAAATGTGTGTTGTTTGCTCCGGAAGTGCATTTTTTCAGTACTTTCTGTTGGTCCTATTCCTagccatattgcatttataatGGATGGAAATCGAAGATATGCTAAGAAGCAGACTTTGGAAGAGGGGCATGGGCATAGGGCTGGTTTTTCTGCTCTTATGAATATGCTAAAATATTGTTATGAGCTCGGTGTGAAGTACATAACTGTTTATGCCTTTAGTATTGAAAACTTCAAAAGGCGCCCTGAAGAAGTTGGATCCCTCATGCGCTTGATGCAGGAAAAGATTGAAGAGATGATTAAAGAGCAAAGCATAGTGAACCGCTATGGGATTCGAGTTTACTTTCAGGGGAACTTAAAACTTTTGAGTGACCCTGTTAGGTCAGCAGCAGAGAGGGCTATGGCGGCAACCGCAGGTAACTCAAATGCCACTCTATCAATCTGTGTTGCCTACACATCAACGGATGAGATTGTACATGCTGTTGAGCAATCATGTgaagaaaaatggaaggaaatcagtgaaaaaaatcaaaattctgCCCAAAATGATATAACAGAACATTTGAATGGAAATGATAAGATTGAGAACCTTATTGGGTCAAGAGATATTGATAGACATATGTATATGGCTGTTGTTCCCAATCCTGATATCATAATACGTACCTCTGGGGAAACTCGCTTAAGCAATTTCCTACTATGGCAGAGTGCAAAGTGTCTTCTTTACTCGCCCACCGCCCTTTGGCCAGAAATAGGTTTCAGGCATTTGGTTTGGGCAGTTTTGGATTTCCAAAGGAACTACTCCTACCTTAAGGGGAAAGAGAAGGAAACATAA
- the LOC116004773 gene encoding FKBP12-interacting protein of 37 kDa, producing the protein MASPNHLDDDDDFGGDFTGSRRSGTKRSFGELDDDEEDLFGSKKGNIKVEETAPGAATGTILSLRESLKDCKETLATCQSELEAAKSEILKWHSSFQKESFMPSGTTPEPKIVINYLQNLRSSEELLREQLEKAKKKEAAFIVNIAKRDQEIAELKSAVRDLRAQLKPPSMQARKLLLDPAIHEEFTRLKNLVEEKDKKVKELQDNINAVNFTPQSKMGKMLMAKCRTLQEENEEIGNQANEGKMHELAMKLALQKSQNAELKGHFEGLCKQVEGLTNDVEISNEMVFMLQEKLEEKDMEIRRIKKELEQRGVKEEPLEKTITTEEKNEPSSDDKIATNEGGLTTEAPLEDS; encoded by the exons ATGGCTTCTCCTAACCATCTCGATGAT GACGATGATTTTGGCGGGGATTTCACTGGATCCCGGCGTTCAg GGACTAAGAGAAGCTTTGGAGagcttgatgatgatgaagaggaTCTTTTTGGCTCCAAGAAG GGAAACATAAAAGTGGAAGAAACTGCTCCTGGTGCTGCAACGGGGACTATTTTGTCTCTTCGTGAGAG TCTTAAGGACTGTAAAGAAACCCTTGCAACATGTCAG TCAGAACTTGAAGCTGCAAAGTCTGAAATACTGAAGTGGCATTCTTCATTTCAGAAGGAATCTTTCATGCCTTCTGGAACAACCCCTG AACCAAAAATTGTGATAAACTATCTTCAAAACCTAAGGTCATCCGAGGAGTTGTTACGGGAACAG TTGGAGAAAGCTAAGAAAAAAGAAGCTGCCTTTATAGTAAATATTGCAAAACGAGATCAAGAGATAGCTGAGTTGAAG TCTGCAGTTCGTGACCTAAGAGCTCAACTTAAACCACCATCCATGCAG GCAAGGAAACTATTGTTAGATCCAGCTATTCATGAAGAGTTCACACGCCTGAAG AATTTGGTAGAAGAGAAGGATAAAAAGGTCAAGGAGTTGCAAGATAATATTAATGCTGTCAATTTTACCCCACAAAGCAAGATGGGGAAGATGTTAATGGCCAAATGCAGGACTCTACAGGAGGAAAATGAGGAGATTGGTAATCAAGCCAATGAGGGGAAG ATGCATGAATTGGCAATGAAACTAGCTTTGCAGAAATCACAGAATGCAGAACTCAAAGGTCACTTTGAAG GGTTATGCAAACAAGTAGAGGGGCTGACTAATGATGTTGAAATATCAAATGAAATG GTGTTTATGTTGCAAGAGAAGCTGGAAGAGAAGGATATGGAAATTAGAAGGATAAAGAAAGAGTTGGAGCAAAGAGGTGTCAAGGAAGAGCCACTTGAGAAAACCATTACTACAGAGGAGAAGAATGAGCCCTCTTCTGATGATAAAATAGCCACCAACGAAGGAGGGCTAACTACTGAAGCACCATTGGAGGATTCATAG